A region from the Riemerella anatipestifer genome encodes:
- a CDS encoding orotate phosphoribosyltransferase, whose translation MNLKKDFFLECYQLGIIKFGKFTLKSGIESPFYVDLRPLASNPKILKKLATYLLNLTNTQDTELICGVPYAALPMATAMSLESEIPLIIKRKEAKAYGTKKLIEGIYKEGQKCLLVEDVITSGKSLLETIPEIEKEGIKVTDIVVVLDREQGGKELLEKQGYRVHTLFGIREVCEILYQENLLSAEEITQINQFLDGNPIQFQEKKRLSYESKIVHAKQPVAKKLLEIALEKQSNLIASADVITTKELLDFADKVGPNIVALKTHIDIITDFDFDNTILPLKDLAQKHNFLLMEDRKFADIGNTQELQYSYGVYRISSWADLITSQVIGGASSLDYFLNSGVIAILGMSSEGTLTDANYREKAIKIAQTHPNVIGSVSQDALPEEMLLFTPGINLEDKGDSKGQQYNTPEYAFKKLHTDFIIVGRGIYKSDDAEQASLKYKIEGWKAYQESL comes from the coding sequence ATGAATCTAAAAAAAGACTTTTTCCTAGAATGTTATCAACTAGGAATTATCAAATTTGGAAAATTTACACTAAAAAGTGGTATAGAAAGTCCATTTTATGTGGATTTAAGACCATTAGCTTCTAACCCTAAAATTCTGAAAAAACTAGCGACTTATCTTCTAAATCTTACAAATACGCAAGATACAGAGTTGATATGCGGTGTGCCCTATGCGGCGCTGCCTATGGCAACAGCAATGTCTTTAGAGAGTGAAATACCACTTATCATTAAAAGAAAAGAAGCTAAAGCCTATGGTACTAAAAAACTAATAGAAGGAATTTATAAGGAAGGACAAAAATGCCTTTTAGTAGAAGATGTGATTACTAGTGGCAAATCTTTACTTGAAACTATCCCTGAAATTGAAAAAGAAGGGATTAAAGTAACCGACATTGTAGTAGTGCTAGACAGAGAGCAAGGAGGAAAAGAATTATTAGAAAAGCAAGGCTACCGTGTGCATACACTATTTGGAATAAGAGAAGTCTGCGAAATACTTTACCAAGAAAATTTATTATCAGCAGAGGAAATAACGCAAATAAATCAGTTTTTAGACGGAAATCCTATTCAGTTTCAGGAGAAAAAAAGACTTTCTTATGAGTCTAAAATTGTTCACGCTAAACAGCCTGTTGCTAAGAAATTATTAGAAATAGCCTTAGAGAAACAGTCTAACCTTATAGCTTCTGCTGATGTTATCACAACCAAAGAACTGCTAGACTTTGCCGACAAGGTAGGACCTAATATCGTAGCTTTAAAGACTCACATTGACATCATCACCGATTTTGATTTTGATAACACCATACTTCCACTCAAAGATTTGGCACAAAAGCATAATTTCTTATTGATGGAAGACCGAAAGTTTGCGGATATTGGTAATACTCAAGAATTACAATATTCTTACGGAGTTTATCGCATTTCGTCTTGGGCGGATTTAATTACTTCTCAAGTGATTGGTGGAGCTTCTTCTTTAGATTATTTCTTAAATTCGGGAGTGATTGCCATTTTAGGAATGTCTTCCGAAGGCACACTTACAGATGCTAATTACCGTGAGAAAGCTATTAAAATTGCACAAACACACCCTAATGTTATAGGTAGCGTTTCTCAAGATGCTTTACCTGAAGAGATGCTTCTTTTCACGCCGGGTATCAATCTTGAAGACAAAGGCGATTCTAAAGGACAACAATACAACACACCTGAATACGCCTTTAAAAAACTCCATACCGATTTTATAATCGTAGGTAGAGGTATTTACAAATCTGATGACGCAGAACAAGCCTCTCTAAAGTATAAAATAGAGGGTTGGAAGGCTTATCAAGAATCGTTATAA
- a CDS encoding 3-oxoacyl-ACP synthase III family protein produces the protein MQKSIIKGLGYYVPDNVVTNDDLSKLMTTNDEWITERTGIKERRHRKNRYDTEETTAYLGFKAAEKAIKSAGLEAKDIDYIIFATLSPDYYFPGCGVLLQEMLGCNTIGALDVRNQCSGFVYAMSVADAFIKANVYKNILVVGAEIHSFGLDFSDEGRGVSVIFGDGAGAMVLSASNSEDSGDILAVNMHSEGKYAEELAVKFPGTKHGWSDRLLNDTNAITKQELYPYMNGNFVFKHAVTRFPESILEALDKAGKRVEDLDMLIPHQANIRIAQYVQQLLKLPEDKVFINIQKYGNTTAASIPIALCEAVEGGRIKRGDLVCLAAFGSGFTWGSVLFEY, from the coding sequence ATGCAAAAAAGTATTATTAAAGGATTAGGCTATTATGTTCCTGATAATGTAGTAACTAATGATGACTTATCAAAACTAATGACCACTAATGATGAGTGGATAACAGAGAGAACAGGGATTAAAGAAAGAAGACATCGTAAAAATAGATATGATACAGAAGAAACTACGGCTTATCTAGGTTTTAAGGCTGCGGAAAAAGCAATTAAAAGTGCAGGATTGGAGGCTAAGGATATAGATTATATTATCTTTGCTACACTATCTCCAGATTATTATTTCCCTGGTTGTGGGGTGCTTTTGCAAGAAATGTTAGGTTGTAATACTATAGGAGCATTAGATGTTAGAAATCAATGTTCTGGTTTTGTTTATGCTATGAGTGTGGCCGATGCTTTTATAAAAGCAAATGTTTATAAAAATATATTAGTTGTAGGTGCCGAAATACACTCTTTTGGATTAGATTTTTCTGATGAAGGTAGAGGTGTTTCCGTTATTTTCGGAGATGGGGCAGGAGCAATGGTTCTATCAGCTTCCAATTCTGAAGATTCGGGAGACATTTTAGCAGTTAATATGCATTCTGAAGGGAAATATGCAGAAGAATTAGCCGTAAAATTTCCAGGTACTAAACACGGTTGGAGCGACCGCCTACTGAACGATACCAATGCAATTACCAAGCAAGAGCTATACCCTTATATGAATGGTAATTTTGTGTTTAAACACGCGGTTACTCGTTTCCCTGAAAGTATCTTGGAAGCGTTGGATAAAGCGGGGAAAAGGGTAGAGGATTTAGATATGTTGATACCTCACCAAGCTAATATTAGAATTGCACAGTATGTTCAGCAATTACTTAAATTACCTGAAGATAAAGTATTCATCAATATACAGAAATACGGTAATACAACGGCAGCTTCTATTCCGATTGCTCTTTGCGAAGCTGTAGAAGGAGGAAGAATAAAAAGAGGCGATTTGGTTTGTCTTGCTGCTTTTGGTAGTGGATTCACCTGGGGAAGTGTCTTATTTGAATACTAA
- the purM gene encoding phosphoribosylformylglycinamidine cyclo-ligase, translating to MSNTYKSAGVDKEEGYKTVDKIKSAVAETHNKNVLNNLGSFGAFYEISNYKNPVLVSGTDGVGTKLKIALDTKQYSSIGIDCFAMCANDILCHGAQPLFFLDYLACGKLDADVAAEIVLGMVKACKDNNCALIGGETAEMPGMYQVGDYDVAGFCVGIVEKDQIIDGSKIEKGQTIIALPSSGFHSNGFSLVRKVFPDFYEEFNGEPIYKTLLEPTRLYYQPIHKLMKEVDLKGIAHITGGGLIENVPRIIPDRLCAKIDTSRIKIPEIMLELEKRGGVERIEMFGTFNMGVGMIVVVDSADKDKVLSLVEDAYEIGVIEEHSEKIVLH from the coding sequence ATGAGTAATACTTACAAATCTGCTGGAGTAGATAAGGAAGAAGGGTACAAAACCGTAGATAAAATAAAATCTGCCGTAGCCGAAACTCACAACAAAAATGTACTTAATAATTTAGGAAGTTTTGGGGCATTTTATGAAATTTCTAATTATAAAAATCCGGTTTTAGTAAGCGGTACAGACGGAGTAGGGACGAAGTTAAAAATAGCGTTAGACACCAAACAATATTCATCTATAGGGATAGATTGTTTTGCGATGTGTGCTAATGATATTTTGTGTCATGGAGCCCAACCTTTGTTCTTTTTAGACTATTTGGCTTGTGGAAAACTAGATGCAGATGTAGCAGCAGAAATAGTTTTAGGAATGGTAAAGGCTTGTAAGGATAACAATTGTGCTTTAATTGGTGGTGAAACTGCCGAAATGCCAGGAATGTACCAAGTAGGCGATTACGATGTGGCAGGTTTCTGTGTGGGAATTGTAGAGAAAGACCAAATTATAGATGGTTCTAAAATTGAAAAGGGTCAGACTATTATTGCTTTGCCAAGTTCTGGTTTTCATTCTAACGGTTTTTCTTTAGTTAGAAAAGTATTTCCTGATTTTTATGAAGAGTTCAATGGAGAGCCTATTTATAAGACTCTTTTAGAACCTACAAGGTTATACTATCAGCCTATTCATAAACTAATGAAAGAGGTAGATTTAAAAGGAATTGCTCACATTACAGGCGGAGGACTTATAGAGAATGTTCCTAGAATTATCCCTGATAGATTATGTGCTAAAATTGATACCTCAAGAATAAAAATTCCTGAAATTATGCTAGAATTAGAGAAAAGAGGTGGTGTAGAAAGAATAGAGATGTTCGGCACATTTAATATGGGAGTGGGTATGATAGTTGTGGTAGATTCAGCGGATAAAGATAAGGTATTATCTCTTGTTGAAGATGCTTACGAGATAGGAGTTATAGAAGAACATTCAGAAAAAATTGTACTACACTAG
- the purN gene encoding phosphoribosylglycinamide formyltransferase — protein sequence MKNIVVLVSGSGSNLQRLIEAIENKEISNTQISMVVADRDCYGLERARNHGIETLMIKRGKNFSSELKERLPKDVDLIVLAGFLSIIKSPLTEEYQGRMINLHPSLLPKFGGKGMWGMNVHEAVLEAGEKETGATVHFVTSGIDEGDIILQDKVKITPNDTAESIAAKVHEIEYKILPKAVEMLLK from the coding sequence ATGAAAAATATTGTAGTCCTAGTTTCTGGTTCGGGGAGTAACCTCCAAAGATTGATAGAAGCAATAGAAAACAAAGAAATTAGCAACACCCAAATAAGTATGGTGGTTGCAGATAGAGATTGTTATGGTTTAGAACGGGCTCGTAACCACGGAATAGAAACTTTAATGATTAAAAGAGGAAAAAACTTTTCTTCTGAATTAAAAGAACGACTTCCTAAAGATGTGGATTTGATTGTTTTAGCGGGTTTCTTATCTATCATAAAATCACCATTAACTGAAGAGTATCAGGGTAGAATGATTAATTTACATCCCTCATTATTACCAAAATTTGGAGGTAAAGGTATGTGGGGAATGAATGTTCACGAAGCCGTATTAGAAGCAGGAGAAAAAGAAACGGGTGCTACGGTACATTTTGTAACCTCTGGAATAGACGAAGGAGATATTATCTTACAAGACAAAGTTAAAATAACTCCTAATGATACCGCTGAAAGTATAGCTGCTAAAGTACACGAGATAGAATATAAAATCCTACCAAAAGCAGTAGAGATGCTATTGAAATAA
- a CDS encoding ATP-binding protein produces MNWEAVIGQNKIKQTLLESIDNNRVSHAQLFLGESGYGTLALALAYAQEILKRENQKSATKVEHLNHLDVHFSFPVFRDDKGKSVSSFFFDTWREMMLKNPYSEHHDWVNQLNAENKQLYISVDEILDKSEKFSLKSFEGGTKILIIWNADKMREDAANKFLKFLEEPPEKTIIILTANSSEVMLQTILSRCQIIQVPRIEEQDLKEGIRHLTSDEDKIKEVLHQAQGNYNTALKLITAENSDEEYEDYFIQWVRLAFQAKKNPKVLKDLIIWAKNISEWNREKQKNFLEYCTEMFRLAMLQNYGVQNLVYKRLMKNNFNWEAFSNFIHGANIEDILSEISDADYHLSRNANAKILWTDMGIKLTRYIHKSSS; encoded by the coding sequence ATGAATTGGGAAGCGGTTATTGGTCAAAATAAAATTAAGCAAACTCTACTAGAAAGCATTGATAATAATAGAGTAAGCCATGCTCAATTATTTTTGGGAGAAAGTGGCTACGGGACTTTAGCTCTAGCTCTAGCCTACGCCCAAGAAATCTTAAAACGAGAAAACCAAAAGTCCGCTACCAAAGTGGAGCATCTTAATCATTTAGATGTTCATTTTAGTTTTCCTGTGTTTAGAGATGATAAGGGGAAATCTGTAAGTAGTTTTTTCTTTGATACTTGGCGGGAGATGATGCTTAAAAACCCTTACTCCGAACATCACGACTGGGTAAACCAACTAAATGCTGAAAACAAACAACTCTATATTTCTGTAGATGAAATTCTAGATAAAAGCGAAAAGTTTAGCCTCAAAAGTTTTGAAGGTGGTACCAAGATACTCATTATTTGGAATGCCGATAAAATGCGTGAAGACGCAGCAAACAAATTCCTTAAATTTCTAGAAGAACCGCCTGAAAAAACTATTATTATCCTTACAGCTAACTCTTCGGAGGTGATGCTTCAGACAATACTTTCTCGTTGCCAAATCATTCAGGTTCCTAGGATTGAAGAACAAGATTTAAAGGAAGGCATTAGACATCTTACCTCTGACGAAGATAAAATTAAAGAAGTCCTACACCAAGCTCAAGGCAACTATAACACCGCCTTAAAGCTCATTACTGCAGAAAATTCTGACGAGGAGTATGAAGACTATTTTATACAATGGGTAAGATTAGCTTTCCAAGCGAAGAAAAATCCTAAAGTATTAAAAGACCTTATTATTTGGGCTAAAAATATCTCCGAATGGAACAGAGAAAAACAAAAAAACTTCTTAGAATACTGTACCGAGATGTTTCGTTTGGCAATGTTACAGAATTATGGTGTCCAAAATTTAGTTTATAAAAGACTAATGAAAAACAATTTTAATTGGGAAGCTTTTTCTAACTTTATCCACGGTGCAAACATAGAGGATATCCTTTCTGAGATTTCTGATGCGGATTATCACCTTAGCAGAAATGCCAATGCGAAAATTCTATGGACGGATATGGGAATTAAACTAACAAGGTACATTCATAAAAGTAGTTCTTAA
- the lptC gene encoding LPS export ABC transporter periplasmic protein LptC, which translates to MKQAIAKILTKSIATLSVGAIFFVLTSCEEDLTKYNQNKPTNFASRIIYNADIVQRDSGAIKVRFKAPLLEEYEFIDTPYVEIKKGLYLEFYDKKKPKVPGKLWANYAKIIQKKDFYEAKGNVKVINNEGQTFVMQSIYWDKKNNKMYTKDTVFITDKDGNTFVASGGMNAKDDFSEYVLYNNSGNFSAKAIPEMGK; encoded by the coding sequence ATGAAACAAGCAATAGCTAAAATATTAACTAAAAGTATAGCTACCCTATCTGTGGGGGCTATATTTTTTGTTTTAACCTCTTGTGAGGAAGACCTTACCAAGTACAATCAAAATAAACCGACCAACTTTGCTTCTAGGATTATTTATAACGCAGATATTGTGCAAAGAGACTCTGGAGCGATAAAAGTTAGGTTTAAAGCTCCTCTTTTAGAAGAGTACGAGTTTATAGACACGCCTTATGTGGAAATTAAGAAAGGGCTTTACCTAGAGTTTTATGATAAAAAGAAGCCTAAAGTACCAGGTAAACTATGGGCAAACTATGCCAAAATAATACAAAAAAAGGACTTCTACGAAGCCAAGGGTAATGTAAAAGTCATCAATAACGAGGGACAAACATTTGTAATGCAGTCTATCTATTGGGACAAAAAGAATAATAAAATGTACACCAAAGACACTGTATTTATTACCGATAAAGACGGGAATACCTTTGTGGCTTCTGGAGGAATGAATGCCAAAGACGACTTCTCTGAATATGTTTTGTATAACAATTCTGGAAACTTTAGCGCTAAGGCAATCCCTGAAATGGGGAAATAA
- a CDS encoding T9SS type A sorting domain-containing protein, giving the protein MIKKIFFLTLISSNIAFSQISSLDGTFAINGIYTQNESSKQWDNSKLLQLDDGSLYFIRQRTNSVTNKEEDIITKLTPNGNIDTSFGVNGEINLGYNVADNGLAMRLQNDGKLIVAGGVIDTKIMRILPTGQVDLTFGNNGKTTLMGSGTNSTFDNQNLLIQGDKIIVYTSIPDNKIFRLNSDGTIDSSFGLNGSASTIADQIFIDSSKNIVGLKGVSNNQYSIQKFDNNGQPLTNFGISGILNITTSRNFDSIFQAYLDNDDNIIFSAGSNDGVLYKINSDGNFDNNFVFDFVSHPILITTINKVGDLYYIGGAEVDNNNELKSLFISAVNQLGKLSSKFSYYVEPNLNLKFIESMVVNPNNILVSGSFSDVNNSKKFVAKYNTVASLSTVEKSRPENFFVENPVSTKLNYISDRKVQSINLFSIDGRFLKKLNSDNNDVSDLSKGAYMIQIQFQDGELVNKKILKK; this is encoded by the coding sequence ATGATAAAGAAAATATTTTTTCTTACTTTAATCTCCTCTAATATTGCTTTTTCACAAATATCTTCATTGGATGGCACTTTTGCTATTAACGGAATTTATACTCAAAATGAATCTTCTAAACAATGGGATAACTCTAAGTTATTACAATTAGATGATGGGAGTTTGTATTTTATCAGACAAAGAACAAATTCAGTAACGAATAAAGAGGAAGATATAATAACAAAGTTAACTCCTAACGGAAATATTGATACTTCCTTTGGAGTCAATGGTGAAATAAATTTAGGCTATAATGTAGCTGATAATGGTTTGGCGATGAGACTGCAAAATGATGGTAAATTAATTGTTGCAGGAGGTGTTATCGATACTAAAATCATGAGGATTTTACCTACAGGGCAAGTTGATCTAACATTTGGGAATAATGGTAAAACTACTTTGATGGGGAGTGGGACGAACTCAACCTTTGATAATCAAAATCTTTTGATACAAGGAGATAAAATAATAGTTTATACAAGTATTCCTGATAATAAAATATTTAGACTAAATTCTGATGGAACAATTGATTCTTCTTTTGGTTTAAATGGTTCTGCTTCGACAATAGCAGATCAGATTTTTATAGACTCTTCTAAAAATATTGTTGGATTGAAAGGTGTTTCAAACAATCAATATTCCATTCAAAAATTTGATAACAATGGACAACCATTAACCAATTTTGGCATTAGTGGGATTCTAAATATAACTACTTCTAGAAATTTTGACAGTATATTTCAGGCGTATTTAGATAATGATGATAATATCATTTTTTCTGCAGGTTCAAATGATGGAGTTTTATATAAAATTAATTCAGATGGGAATTTTGATAATAATTTTGTTTTTGATTTCGTATCTCATCCAATACTTATAACAACTATTAATAAAGTGGGAGATTTATATTACATTGGAGGTGCTGAAGTTGATAATAATAATGAACTAAAAAGTTTATTTATTTCTGCAGTTAATCAGCTAGGTAAGTTATCTTCAAAATTTAGTTATTATGTAGAGCCTAATCTTAATTTAAAATTTATTGAAAGTATGGTTGTAAATCCTAATAACATTTTGGTTTCAGGTAGTTTTTCAGATGTAAATAATAGCAAAAAATTTGTCGCAAAGTACAATACTGTAGCATCTTTATCAACTGTTGAAAAATCAAGACCCGAAAATTTCTTCGTTGAAAATCCAGTATCTACAAAACTTAATTATATATCAGATAGAAAAGTCCAATCTATTAATTTATTTTCCATAGACGGAAGATTTCTTAAGAAATTAAATAGTGATAATAACGATGTTTCCGACTTAAGCAAAGGAGCTTATATGATTCAGATTCAATTTCAAGATGGGGAACTGGTAAATAAAAAAATTCTGAAAAAGTAA
- a CDS encoding NUDIX hydrolase, with protein sequence MYKVFINEKRLIISNQPESTEHNIIFTDEKNIEEGIELLEKTSTREVCVYASNVDELWKCFKSLFHIVEAAGGLVVNKEDKILFIHRLGKWDLPKGKLEKGEGVKEAAVREVEEETGITDLELLDFLQETYHIYTEKKKRILKKTYWFTMKYNGSEVPSPQIEEGISKVEWKSHKEIQERIYPQTFKNIQLLINLYFRLNNIV encoded by the coding sequence ATGTATAAAGTTTTTATCAATGAAAAAAGATTAATCATCAGTAATCAACCCGAAAGTACGGAGCATAACATAATATTTACTGATGAGAAAAATATAGAAGAAGGGATAGAGCTACTAGAAAAAACTTCTACAAGAGAGGTTTGTGTTTACGCTTCTAATGTAGACGAATTGTGGAAGTGCTTTAAATCTTTATTTCATATTGTAGAAGCGGCAGGAGGTTTGGTAGTAAATAAAGAGGATAAAATTTTATTTATACACAGGCTAGGGAAGTGGGATTTGCCTAAAGGTAAACTAGAGAAAGGCGAGGGTGTAAAAGAAGCTGCTGTAAGAGAGGTAGAAGAAGAAACAGGGATTACAGATTTAGAGCTGTTAGATTTCTTACAAGAAACTTATCACATTTATACCGAAAAAAAGAAAAGAATACTCAAGAAAACCTATTGGTTTACGATGAAATACAACGGCTCTGAAGTGCCTTCTCCACAGATAGAAGAAGGTATAAGCAAAGTAGAGTGGAAGTCGCATAAGGAAATACAAGAGCGTATTTATCCTCAAACATTTAAGAATATACAACTACTAATCAATCTTTATTTTAGATTAAATAATATCGTCTAA
- a CDS encoding UDP-N-acetylmuramoyl-tripeptide--D-alanyl-D-alanine ligase, producing MNVEQFYPTYLKSNKVSIDSRTIAEGDLFFAFSGENFNAATLAEDAINKGALAVIVEQKEYENIGKNIFYVPSTLKFLQELSIFHRNTLNIPIIALTGSNGKTTSKELIAAVLSKKYNVQFTKGNLNNHIGVPLTLLSIKPEHEIAVVEMGANHQKEIELLCQIAQPDYGYVTNFGKAHLEGFGGVEGVIKGKSELYDYLKKENKQILVNANDTIQVEKTKDYSKIICFGTPQSDYDFQLFYDNQRVGLIFEGEKMISQLTGAYNFTNISAAVSLGLHFGIDKNLIKEAIQKYTPTNMRSQIMQKGDKTLVLDTYNANPSSMAVSLENFALFNGSKTVIIGDMLELGDASEEEHRTILQKAQSLNFDEIITVGKHFSSVNTQGTAFLNTQQLSEYLKTQPLTTKNILLKGSRGIALEKILDDII from the coding sequence ATGAATGTAGAACAGTTTTATCCAACATATTTAAAAAGCAATAAAGTTTCCATTGATAGTAGAACTATTGCTGAAGGTGATTTATTTTTTGCTTTTTCTGGCGAGAATTTCAATGCAGCAACATTAGCAGAAGATGCTATTAACAAAGGAGCCTTAGCCGTAATAGTAGAACAAAAGGAGTACGAAAATATCGGTAAAAATATTTTTTATGTTCCTTCTACTTTAAAATTTTTACAAGAGTTATCTATCTTTCATAGAAATACACTTAACATTCCTATTATTGCTCTTACAGGAAGTAATGGAAAAACCACTTCTAAAGAACTCATAGCTGCGGTATTATCCAAGAAATACAATGTACAATTCACTAAGGGCAATCTTAATAACCATATAGGCGTTCCTCTTACTCTACTTTCTATAAAGCCAGAGCACGAAATTGCAGTGGTAGAAATGGGTGCTAATCATCAGAAAGAAATTGAACTTTTATGTCAAATAGCTCAGCCTGACTATGGCTATGTTACCAATTTTGGAAAGGCACATCTTGAAGGATTCGGAGGTGTAGAAGGTGTTATCAAAGGAAAATCAGAATTATATGATTATCTTAAAAAAGAAAATAAACAAATCTTAGTTAATGCCAACGATACCATACAGGTAGAAAAAACAAAAGACTACTCTAAAATCATTTGTTTTGGAACACCTCAATCTGACTATGATTTCCAATTATTCTATGATAATCAAAGAGTGGGACTTATTTTTGAAGGCGAAAAAATGATTTCGCAACTTACAGGAGCTTATAACTTTACCAACATATCAGCAGCTGTAAGTCTAGGACTACATTTTGGCATTGATAAAAACCTTATTAAAGAAGCCATACAAAAGTACACGCCTACCAATATGCGTTCTCAAATTATGCAAAAAGGAGATAAAACCTTGGTGTTAGACACTTACAATGCTAACCCTAGTAGTATGGCAGTTTCTTTAGAGAATTTTGCTTTGTTTAATGGCAGTAAAACCGTAATCATTGGGGATATGCTAGAACTAGGCGATGCTTCTGAGGAAGAACACAGAACTATTCTTCAAAAAGCACAGTCTCTTAATTTTGATGAAATCATTACTGTTGGGAAACATTTCTCTAGTGTAAATACACAAGGTACAGCATTTCTTAACACTCAACAACTCTCCGAATATCTTAAAACCCAACCGCTAACTACCAAAAACATTCTACTAAAAGGCTCAAGAGGTATTGCTCTAGAGAAAATATTAGACGATATTATTTAA
- the gldJ gene encoding gliding motility lipoprotein GldJ yields MKKLKLFSLCVLGSSLTLISCGSGNTKKGGGSGKTTSLTGWKENDQKGWFFSGKEEKQKGQPGMVFVQGGTFTMGLVKDDVMHDWNNTPRRMQVSSFFIGETEVTNYDYRNYVTWLKFVFPSSDPSFKDIYKGALPDTLVWNNELSRNDYSETYFRSPAYNNYPVVGVSWLQANRYCEWLTDRVGERILMDQGVISKDLYTNESNNQGQSSFTLDKYKANDPEMQSYINEQRLKQKSGIKTANSRILAANKGNGPAVVTKYRLPTEVEWEFAALGLQKNREYNLYTGKIPEIDKLRGNKGRNRGMFLENFKYGRGDYSGPAGWNNDGSPTTADVRQYPSNDLGIYGMYGNVAEWTADVYRPIIDDEASDFNYYRGNVYKQVVKNSDGTFSKVDGNNIKYDTLADGRRVYRGLPGQYEREIVDDKRNFRDGDFMSSLGAGNGRELDSAASKEFNMYNSTKRRFFVDAKGKVILEKDKKFRTSNVSNSSRVVKGGSWKDTAYWLDPGQRRYRDEARAYGWVGFRVAQDAKDNMNKRSKR; encoded by the coding sequence ATGAAAAAACTAAAGTTATTTTCATTATGTGTTTTAGGTTCATCTTTAACCTTAATTAGTTGTGGTAGTGGCAATACCAAAAAAGGTGGAGGTTCAGGTAAAACTACAAGCCTTACAGGCTGGAAAGAAAACGACCAAAAAGGTTGGTTCTTCTCTGGAAAAGAAGAAAAACAGAAAGGACAACCAGGAATGGTATTCGTACAAGGCGGTACTTTTACTATGGGATTAGTGAAAGATGATGTGATGCACGACTGGAACAACACTCCTAGAAGAATGCAAGTAAGTTCTTTCTTCATTGGCGAAACCGAAGTTACCAATTACGATTACCGTAACTATGTAACTTGGTTAAAGTTTGTTTTCCCTTCTTCTGACCCTAGTTTCAAAGATATTTATAAAGGAGCTCTTCCTGACACTTTAGTTTGGAATAACGAACTATCTAGAAATGATTATTCAGAAACATATTTCCGTTCTCCAGCCTATAACAATTATCCTGTCGTTGGGGTATCTTGGTTACAAGCTAACAGGTATTGTGAATGGCTTACGGACAGAGTTGGAGAAAGAATACTAATGGATCAAGGAGTTATTTCTAAAGATTTATATACCAACGAAAGTAATAACCAAGGGCAATCCTCTTTTACATTAGACAAGTATAAAGCGAACGATCCTGAAATGCAGAGTTACATCAATGAGCAAAGACTGAAACAAAAGTCTGGAATCAAAACTGCTAACTCTAGAATCTTAGCTGCCAATAAAGGTAATGGTCCTGCAGTGGTTACTAAATATCGTCTTCCTACCGAAGTAGAGTGGGAATTTGCAGCTCTAGGTTTACAAAAAAATAGAGAGTACAATCTTTATACAGGCAAAATTCCAGAAATAGACAAATTAAGAGGTAACAAAGGTAGAAATAGAGGTATGTTTCTTGAAAACTTTAAGTATGGTAGAGGAGATTATTCGGGTCCTGCTGGTTGGAATAACGACGGCTCTCCTACCACTGCTGATGTAAGACAATATCCTTCTAACGACTTAGGTATTTATGGTATGTATGGCAATGTAGCTGAATGGACAGCTGATGTTTACAGACCAATTATAGACGATGAAGCTAGTGATTTTAACTATTACAGAGGTAATGTTTATAAACAAGTAGTTAAAAATAGTGATGGCACCTTCTCTAAAGTTGATGGTAATAATATCAAATATGATACTTTAGCAGATGGTAGAAGAGTCTACAGAGGCTTACCAGGACAATATGAAAGAGAAATTGTTGATGATAAAAGAAACTTCCGTGATGGAGATTTCATGTCTTCTCTAGGTGCTGGAAACGGAAGAGAACTTGACAGTGCTGCATCTAAAGAGTTTAATATGTATAACTCTACTAAGAGAAGATTCTTTGTAGATGCCAAAGGGAAAGTTATCCTAGAGAAAGATAAAAAGTTTAGAACCTCTAATGTTTCTAATAGCTCTAGAGTAGTTAAAGGTGGTTCGTGGAAAGATACCGCATATTGGCTAGACCCAGGGCAAAGAAGATATAGAGATGAAGCAAGAGCTTACGGTTGGGTTGGCTTCCGTGTGGCACAAGACGCTAAAGACAATATGAACAAAAGAAGTAAAAGATAA